From the Danaus plexippus chromosome 5, MEX_DaPlex, whole genome shotgun sequence genome, one window contains:
- the LOC116768890 gene encoding glutathione S-transferase 1-like encodes MKKLLLIITCTVLIVAKCNAAARSKGSKMPSQPIKLYYLPPSPPCRAVMMTARALGLDLDLVLTNIMEGQHMTPEFLKMNPQHTIPTMDDSGFILWESRAIMTYLANAYGRDDSLYPKNPRSRALVDQRLNFDLGTLFNRFFNLYGRMLFQGEKYDDEAAKKLKEAIGWMNTMLDGRAFVAGDNMTLADISIIVTFSNLEAFGYDFSDHENVDKWFQRTKKILEPYGYEEIDKKGASMLASVLKKQ; translated from the exons atgaaaaaattgCTCTTAATAATTACATGTACGGTTTTAATCGTAGCGAAAtg CAACGCAGCTGCAAGATCCAAGGGTAGCAAAATGCCGAGTCAACCTATCAAACTGTATTATTTACCGCCGTCACCACCTTGCCGTGCTGTTATGATGACAGCTCGGGCTCTTGGCTTAGATTTAGACCTGGTTCTCACCAACATTATGGAAGGACAACATATGACACCGGAGTTCctcaag ATGAATCCTCAACATACAATTCCAACGATGGACGAcagtggttttattttatgggaAAG CCGCGCTATCATGACTTATTTGGCGAATGCGTATGGACGTGATGATTCCCTTTATCCAAAAAATCCTCGCTCAAGAGCTCTCGTCGATCAGAGACTTAATTTTGATCTTGGGACTCTTTTTAAtcgcttttttaatttatac gGTCGTATGTTGTTCCAAGGGGAAAAGTATGACGACGAGGCAGCAAAGAAACTGAAGGAAGCTATTGGCTGGATGAATACTATGTTGGATGGACGGGCGTTTGTTGCAGGAGATAATATGACCTTAGCAGATATATCAATTATTGTTACTTTCAGCAATTTGgag gcGTTTGGCTACGATTTTAGTGACCATGAGAACGTTGATAAATGGTTTCAAAGAACAAAGAAGATATTAGAACCTTATGGATACGAAGAAATCGATAAAAAAGGAGCGAGCATGTTGGCATCAGTATTAAagaagcaataa
- the LOC116768888 gene encoding angiotensin-converting enzyme-like isoform X1, whose product MMLTQALICLGIMSIGKGMQFSNNPTSEMSADEKGLAFNKTEQSDESGYEVEGDVEDKKYLDEAMKTVLDPNTVILKGDEVVENFKSQIDNLEHGNASMETFMTEMDKLSLEICKTSQESLWDYVTDINSETKKTRMVRIAAEEDEIKKQYWTILKTKYLNSAHTSDDAQLARKVRIIRDRGTNVLMPQSKQREEIDTMQRTWSRVAVCAYNISICNADDSMRTMSDIITIFKTSNDTKELSYYWRAYRDATGKKIRPIFKDYVFRMNKVAISEDFNDAGDMWRYAFDDSTLKFKQTVERLWNEIKPIYNLLHSFVRKRMEIYYEELKGDNNLIPAHILGNLWAQEWQAIYPKVAPYPNIERPTVVSNETVNARDLFHAVDEFHQSLGFESAQDTFQDIKESMSTVNCLPSSHDMCDGIHYKIKWCGEKISDVTIGLSRAARLLGHVQYFKHYRNLEPLYRDGPNPAFHDAVSDIVAVQIASPNHLSTLNFVKVDTTDNSTINHLLWLALEKFPLMAYAYVLDKWRWDVFSNSSMENLNQHWWDLRVKETGISAPVLRNESDLDPAAKYHVVSHVQYITYLISHILEFQILSSLCKKANHTGPLHECSIYGVKEAGKLLSDGMSLGASKDWSIVLKTMTGETELSTSGILDYFMPLKEFLNEEIKKLERRNHEVDSNAPFVVGIIVVILIIFMFVLYCFKKRDKVRQLLSLCGLSKNGSLDIATQEIPRRKPDAVVEREEKV is encoded by the exons ATGATGCTGACACAA GCATTAATTTGCTTGGGAATCATGTCCATTGGGAAGGGCATGCAGTTTTCCAACAATCCGACCTCTGAAATGTCTGCAGATGAAAAAGGACTGGCGTTCAATAAGACAGAGCAATCAGATGAAAGTGGTTATGAAGTGGAAGGTGACGTTGAAGATAAAAAGTATCTCGATGAGGCAATGAAAACAGTTCTAGATCCAAATACAGTAATACTCAAAGGTGACGAggttgttgaaaattttaaaagtcaaaTTGATAACTTAGAACATGGAAATGCATCAATGGAAACTTTTATGACAGAAATGgataaattaagtttagaGATTTGCAAAACATCACAGGAATCGTTATGGGATTATGTTACTGATATCAATAGTGAAACTAAGAAAACTAGAATG GTTAGAATCGCAGCTGAagaagatgaaataaaaaagcaatacTGGACAATATTgaagacaaaatatttaaattcagccCACACATCAGATGACGCCCAGCTAGCAAGAAAAGTTAGAATTATTCGAGATCGTGGAACTAATGTCCTGATGCCCCAAAGTAAG CAACGTGAAGAAATTGACACAATGCAGCGAACATGGAGCCGAGTGGCCGTCTGCGCCTACAATATTAGTATTTGCAATGCTGATGATTCGATGCGTACAATGAGCg atatcataacaatattcaaaacaaGCAATGATACTAAAGAATTGTCATACTATTGGAGAGCCTATAGAGATGCAACTGGAAAAAAGATAAGACcgatttttaaagattatgtATTTAGGATGAACAAAGTCGCAATATCTGAAGATTTTAATGACGCCGGTGACATGTGGAGATATGCTTTTGATGActcaactttaaaatttaaacaaaccgTTGAAAGACTTTGGAACGAAATAAAACCTATCTATAATCTTTTACATAGTTTTGTAAGAAAACGAATGGAAATTTATTACGAGGAATTAAAAGGTGACAACAACTTAATACCTGCGCATATTTTag GTAACCTTTGGGCTCAAGAATGGCAAGCAATTTATCCAAAAGTAGCGCCCTATCCGAATATAGAACGGCCAACAGTTGTAAGCAACGAAACTGTCAATGCAAGGGACCTCTTTCATGCTGTAGACGAATTTCACCAATCACTTGGTTTCGAATCAGCTCAGGATACCTTTCAGGATATAAAGGAGTCTATGTCCACAGTCAATTGTTTACCATCTAGCCATGACATGTGTGATGGTATTCATTATAA AATAAAATGGTGTGGTGAGAAAATTTCTGATGTCACTATAGGCTTATCAAGAGCAGCGAGATTATTGGGACAtgtgcaatattttaaacattatcgtAATCTAGAGCCTTTGTATAGGGATGGGCCGAATCcag CCTTTCACGATGCAGTTTCTGATATCGTAGCTGTGCAAATAGCCTCGCCAAATCACTTGAGCACCTTGAACTTCGTGAAGGTGGACACCACTGACAATTCCACTATAAACCACTTGCTTTGGTTGGCCTTAGAAAAATTTCCACTCATGGCATATGCTTACGTCCTTGATAAGTGGAGATGGGATGTGTTTTCTAACAGTAGCatggaaaatttaaatcaacatTGGTGGGATTTAAG AGTAAAAGAGACTGGCATCTCAGCGCCAGTTCTTCGTAATGAGAGTGACTTGGATCCTGCTGCTAAATATCATGTTGTCTCTCATGTCCAATATATAAC gtatcTGATATCGCACATACTAGagtttcaaatattatcatCTCTATGTAAAAAAGCGAATCACACAGGACCTCTGCACGAGTGTTCCATTTATGGAGTGAAGGAAGCGGGAAAACTCTTGAG tgACGGAATGTCATTGGGTGCAAGCAAGGATTGGAGTATCGTGTTAAAGACTATGACAGGAGAAACAGAATTATCTACAAGTGGTATTTTAGACTACTTCATGCCTTTGAAGGAGTTCTTAAACGAGGAGATTAAAAAATTGGAAAGACGTAATCATGAGGTAGACAGTAATGCTCCCTTTGTAGTTGGCATTATCGttgttattttgattatatttatgttcgtgctgtattgttttaaaaaaagagaTAAAGTAAGACAATTATTATCTCTATGCGGTTTAAGTAAAAATGGTTCTTTAGATATAGCTACACAAGAAATACCGAGACGGAAACCTGACGCTGTGGTTGAAAGGGAAGAAAAAGTTTAA
- the LOC116768888 gene encoding angiotensin-converting enzyme-like isoform X2 codes for MTMALICLGIMSIGKGMQFSNNPTSEMSADEKGLAFNKTEQSDESGYEVEGDVEDKKYLDEAMKTVLDPNTVILKGDEVVENFKSQIDNLEHGNASMETFMTEMDKLSLEICKTSQESLWDYVTDINSETKKTRMVRIAAEEDEIKKQYWTILKTKYLNSAHTSDDAQLARKVRIIRDRGTNVLMPQSKQREEIDTMQRTWSRVAVCAYNISICNADDSMRTMSDIITIFKTSNDTKELSYYWRAYRDATGKKIRPIFKDYVFRMNKVAISEDFNDAGDMWRYAFDDSTLKFKQTVERLWNEIKPIYNLLHSFVRKRMEIYYEELKGDNNLIPAHILGNLWAQEWQAIYPKVAPYPNIERPTVVSNETVNARDLFHAVDEFHQSLGFESAQDTFQDIKESMSTVNCLPSSHDMCDGIHYKIKWCGEKISDVTIGLSRAARLLGHVQYFKHYRNLEPLYRDGPNPAFHDAVSDIVAVQIASPNHLSTLNFVKVDTTDNSTINHLLWLALEKFPLMAYAYVLDKWRWDVFSNSSMENLNQHWWDLRVKETGISAPVLRNESDLDPAAKYHVVSHVQYITYLISHILEFQILSSLCKKANHTGPLHECSIYGVKEAGKLLSDGMSLGASKDWSIVLKTMTGETELSTSGILDYFMPLKEFLNEEIKKLERRNHEVDSNAPFVVGIIVVILIIFMFVLYCFKKRDKVRQLLSLCGLSKNGSLDIATQEIPRRKPDAVVEREEKV; via the exons aTGACTATG GCATTAATTTGCTTGGGAATCATGTCCATTGGGAAGGGCATGCAGTTTTCCAACAATCCGACCTCTGAAATGTCTGCAGATGAAAAAGGACTGGCGTTCAATAAGACAGAGCAATCAGATGAAAGTGGTTATGAAGTGGAAGGTGACGTTGAAGATAAAAAGTATCTCGATGAGGCAATGAAAACAGTTCTAGATCCAAATACAGTAATACTCAAAGGTGACGAggttgttgaaaattttaaaagtcaaaTTGATAACTTAGAACATGGAAATGCATCAATGGAAACTTTTATGACAGAAATGgataaattaagtttagaGATTTGCAAAACATCACAGGAATCGTTATGGGATTATGTTACTGATATCAATAGTGAAACTAAGAAAACTAGAATG GTTAGAATCGCAGCTGAagaagatgaaataaaaaagcaatacTGGACAATATTgaagacaaaatatttaaattcagccCACACATCAGATGACGCCCAGCTAGCAAGAAAAGTTAGAATTATTCGAGATCGTGGAACTAATGTCCTGATGCCCCAAAGTAAG CAACGTGAAGAAATTGACACAATGCAGCGAACATGGAGCCGAGTGGCCGTCTGCGCCTACAATATTAGTATTTGCAATGCTGATGATTCGATGCGTACAATGAGCg atatcataacaatattcaaaacaaGCAATGATACTAAAGAATTGTCATACTATTGGAGAGCCTATAGAGATGCAACTGGAAAAAAGATAAGACcgatttttaaagattatgtATTTAGGATGAACAAAGTCGCAATATCTGAAGATTTTAATGACGCCGGTGACATGTGGAGATATGCTTTTGATGActcaactttaaaatttaaacaaaccgTTGAAAGACTTTGGAACGAAATAAAACCTATCTATAATCTTTTACATAGTTTTGTAAGAAAACGAATGGAAATTTATTACGAGGAATTAAAAGGTGACAACAACTTAATACCTGCGCATATTTTag GTAACCTTTGGGCTCAAGAATGGCAAGCAATTTATCCAAAAGTAGCGCCCTATCCGAATATAGAACGGCCAACAGTTGTAAGCAACGAAACTGTCAATGCAAGGGACCTCTTTCATGCTGTAGACGAATTTCACCAATCACTTGGTTTCGAATCAGCTCAGGATACCTTTCAGGATATAAAGGAGTCTATGTCCACAGTCAATTGTTTACCATCTAGCCATGACATGTGTGATGGTATTCATTATAA AATAAAATGGTGTGGTGAGAAAATTTCTGATGTCACTATAGGCTTATCAAGAGCAGCGAGATTATTGGGACAtgtgcaatattttaaacattatcgtAATCTAGAGCCTTTGTATAGGGATGGGCCGAATCcag CCTTTCACGATGCAGTTTCTGATATCGTAGCTGTGCAAATAGCCTCGCCAAATCACTTGAGCACCTTGAACTTCGTGAAGGTGGACACCACTGACAATTCCACTATAAACCACTTGCTTTGGTTGGCCTTAGAAAAATTTCCACTCATGGCATATGCTTACGTCCTTGATAAGTGGAGATGGGATGTGTTTTCTAACAGTAGCatggaaaatttaaatcaacatTGGTGGGATTTAAG AGTAAAAGAGACTGGCATCTCAGCGCCAGTTCTTCGTAATGAGAGTGACTTGGATCCTGCTGCTAAATATCATGTTGTCTCTCATGTCCAATATATAAC gtatcTGATATCGCACATACTAGagtttcaaatattatcatCTCTATGTAAAAAAGCGAATCACACAGGACCTCTGCACGAGTGTTCCATTTATGGAGTGAAGGAAGCGGGAAAACTCTTGAG tgACGGAATGTCATTGGGTGCAAGCAAGGATTGGAGTATCGTGTTAAAGACTATGACAGGAGAAACAGAATTATCTACAAGTGGTATTTTAGACTACTTCATGCCTTTGAAGGAGTTCTTAAACGAGGAGATTAAAAAATTGGAAAGACGTAATCATGAGGTAGACAGTAATGCTCCCTTTGTAGTTGGCATTATCGttgttattttgattatatttatgttcgtgctgtattgttttaaaaaaagagaTAAAGTAAGACAATTATTATCTCTATGCGGTTTAAGTAAAAATGGTTCTTTAGATATAGCTACACAAGAAATACCGAGACGGAAACCTGACGCTGTGGTTGAAAGGGAAGAAAAAGTTTAA